A window from Leuconostoc mesenteroides subsp. mesenteroides encodes these proteins:
- a CDS encoding glycerol transporter yields the protein MIHQLLAEFMGTALMIIFGVGVHADEVLNRTKYHGSGHLFSITTWGFGIAIVLFIFGEVYINPAMAMAQFVLGNIHFEYFLIVSLVEVLGGVFGSIIVYIMYADQFKLSEKDIDPVIVRNIFSTAPAIRNLPRNFFVEMFATFVFLTGILAISARAGDVPGMVPLAVAFLVWAVGMGLGGTTGFAMNLARDMGPRIAYTIIPWKRRASSDFQYGILVPGIAPFVGAIFAALFSKFYLGL from the coding sequence ATGATACATCAATTGTTGGCTGAATTTATGGGCACTGCGCTCATGATTATTTTCGGAGTTGGCGTCCATGCTGATGAAGTGTTGAATCGTACAAAATATCATGGCTCAGGTCATCTGTTTTCAATTACAACTTGGGGATTTGGAATTGCAATTGTTTTGTTTATCTTCGGAGAAGTTTATATTAACCCTGCAATGGCAATGGCCCAATTTGTTTTAGGAAATATTCATTTTGAGTATTTCTTAATTGTTAGTTTGGTAGAAGTATTGGGCGGTGTCTTCGGCTCAATTATTGTCTACATTATGTATGCTGATCAATTTAAATTATCTGAAAAAGATATTGATCCAGTAATCGTTCGGAACATCTTTTCAACAGCACCAGCGATTCGTAATTTACCACGCAATTTTTTTGTTGAGATGTTTGCGACATTCGTATTTTTGACAGGAATATTAGCTATTTCTGCAAGAGCAGGCGATGTTCCGGGAATGGTTCCATTAGCTGTTGCTTTCTTAGTTTGGGCTGTTGGCATGGGCCTAGGTGGTACGACAGGATTTGCAATGAACCTAGCTCGAGATATGGGGCCACGTATTGCGTATACTATTATTCCTTGGAAAAGACGAGCTTCCAGTGATTTTCAATACGGTATTCTAGTTCCTGGAATAGCACCATTTGTCGGTGCAATTTTTGCTGCCTTGTTTTCAAAGTTTTATTTAGGGTTGTGA
- a CDS encoding flavodoxin: protein MKAQVVYATLTGNNEDVADIIIEALESADITVTKSEISQTEVDELEDVDIAVVVPYTYDQGSLPDEGLDFYDDLADANLEGVVYGVAGSGDTYYLDDYCLAVPKFEKQFSLTNATKGATGVKINLNPQSKDIPTLQKFAQDLIAAAKNKK, encoded by the coding sequence ATGAAAGCACAAGTTGTCTATGCAACACTTACTGGAAACAATGAAGATGTAGCAGATATTATTATTGAAGCACTTGAAAGTGCTGATATTACGGTAACAAAATCTGAAATTAGTCAAACCGAGGTTGATGAATTAGAAGATGTCGATATTGCAGTGGTTGTCCCCTATACATATGATCAGGGCTCACTGCCAGATGAAGGATTAGATTTTTATGATGATTTAGCTGATGCAAATCTTGAGGGTGTCGTATACGGTGTTGCAGGATCAGGGGATACTTACTATTTAGATGATTATTGCTTAGCAGTACCAAAATTCGAAAAACAGTTTTCACTTACCAACGCAACTAAAGGTGCAACTGGTGTCAAAATTAATTTAAATCCACAATCAAAAGATATCCCGACACTACAAAAGTTTGCACAAGATTTAATTGCTGCAGCTAAAAATAAAAAATAA
- a CDS encoding GtrA family protein, with the protein MEKIKLLLNQYQEAILYMVFGGLTMLVNIITFWLAFQVWHMNSSVSYLFAWFWSIFFAYLTNRTWVFHSTAHDLKTIINEIFQFLVARIATAVVGFVIFYFGVNLLNQDAQIWNVIQNVFVIISNFALSKLVIFKKKA; encoded by the coding sequence ATGGAAAAAATAAAGTTATTACTGAATCAGTATCAAGAAGCGATTCTGTATATGGTATTTGGTGGGTTAACAATGTTAGTTAACATCATTACTTTTTGGTTGGCCTTTCAAGTATGGCATATGAATTCTTCAGTTTCTTATCTTTTTGCTTGGTTTTGGTCTATCTTTTTTGCCTATCTTACAAACCGGACGTGGGTATTTCACTCGACAGCTCACGACCTTAAGACAATAATTAATGAGATATTTCAGTTCTTGGTAGCAAGAATTGCTACTGCGGTAGTTGGCTTTGTTATTTTTTATTTTGGGGTTAACTTGTTAAATCAAGATGCTCAAATTTGGAATGTTATACAAAATGTTTTTGTAATTATCTCTAACTTTGCGTTAAGTAAATTAGTTATATTCAAAAAGAAGGCATGA
- a CDS encoding glycosyltransferase, which produces MSQNVSAVIVTFNRLTLLKEVIESLQTQDTKLSHIIVVDNNSKSDTQEYLTSLGNQIEYVRLSENIGGAGGFNKGVRYFMEHTTDDFVWLMDDDTVVHPDTLTELLNFADTQDQFGFLSSDVRWTDGHRALMNQPAPMNRLKVIPEDQVEPVQLQNATFVSLLMKREVVKKIGLPITDFFIWGDDIEYTERAGRIAPGYFVPRAKVTHKMAENVGSSLLNDNENRTPRYFYSYRNKRYYAKKRDFYRRNRALLRMWAEYFQIKFSNTERKQEKLDIFKKGFRAGKTFNPIIEFANDLKENK; this is translated from the coding sequence ATGTCTCAGAATGTCAGTGCAGTGATTGTAACGTTTAATCGTCTTACTCTTCTAAAAGAGGTAATTGAAAGTTTGCAGACCCAAGATACCAAACTCTCACATATTATTGTTGTTGATAATAATAGTAAATCAGATACGCAAGAGTATCTAACTTCACTTGGTAACCAAATTGAATATGTGCGGTTGTCAGAAAACATTGGTGGTGCTGGCGGTTTTAATAAAGGTGTACGTTACTTTATGGAGCACACAACCGATGACTTTGTTTGGTTGATGGATGATGATACTGTTGTGCATCCAGATACGTTAACTGAGTTGTTGAATTTTGCGGATACGCAAGATCAGTTCGGTTTCTTGTCTAGTGATGTTCGTTGGACTGATGGCCATCGTGCTTTAATGAATCAACCAGCACCAATGAATCGTTTGAAAGTAATTCCAGAGGATCAAGTGGAGCCTGTGCAACTACAAAATGCAACTTTTGTTTCATTATTAATGAAACGTGAAGTAGTTAAAAAAATTGGTTTGCCTATCACCGACTTCTTTATTTGGGGTGATGATATTGAATATACTGAACGTGCTGGTCGTATTGCCCCTGGATATTTTGTGCCAAGAGCAAAGGTGACTCACAAAATGGCAGAAAATGTAGGTAGTAGTCTACTTAATGATAATGAAAACCGTACACCACGTTACTTTTATTCTTACCGCAATAAAAGATACTATGCTAAAAAACGTGATTTCTACCGTCGTAATCGTGCATTATTACGTATGTGGGCTGAATATTTCCAAATAAAGTTTTCTAATACAGAACGAAAGCAAGAAAAACTTGATATTTTCAAAAAAGGATTTCGGGCTGGTAAAACATTCAACCCAATAATTGAATTTGCGAATGATTTAAAAGAAAATAAATAG
- a CDS encoding fucose 4-O-acetylase produces MTKKYLNAFLMVIIALIGVVYLTRVAGDLHAFHGLGKLVSYFSWPLLLVGFSQLTLLENRKPGDIFDCYLLVSTILAVIGFLITLQIITVRAPFQFAMGNWWDAITAGALGNEENLHTPLGEVWTKYPIGWFLMMTPITMKLAHYVHQKIADKRLLIIIAIALMIVSQYIGKIIDLPFSLNAALLGTGLLLINDSIIVKSTKMRIIWIVIGSMVTIIAAKMSGVYFSYGRAENIFISVFGLIAAIKLIEFLLDFVTIHVKWNMSKKIFFYTTVGFLFILTLVVNLTIFLN; encoded by the coding sequence ATGACAAAAAAATATTTAAACGCCTTCTTAATGGTTATTATTGCTTTAATTGGCGTTGTATATTTAACAAGAGTTGCAGGTGATTTACATGCTTTTCATGGATTAGGCAAGCTAGTGAGTTACTTTTCTTGGCCTTTACTCCTGGTTGGCTTTTCACAATTGACATTATTGGAGAATCGTAAGCCAGGTGACATCTTTGATTGTTATTTATTGGTTTCAACCATATTAGCGGTCATTGGATTTTTGATCACATTGCAGATAATCACTGTGCGTGCACCATTCCAATTTGCCATGGGAAACTGGTGGGATGCTATCACTGCCGGTGCACTTGGTAATGAGGAGAATTTGCATACGCCTTTGGGGGAAGTCTGGACAAAATACCCAATTGGTTGGTTTTTAATGATGACACCCATTACGATGAAATTAGCTCATTATGTACATCAAAAAATTGCTGATAAGCGCTTATTGATTATTATTGCAATAGCCTTAATGATTGTGTCTCAATATATAGGCAAAATCATTGATCTACCATTCAGTTTAAATGCAGCATTACTCGGAACAGGTTTGCTCCTCATTAACGATAGTATTATTGTCAAATCTACTAAAATGCGGATTATTTGGATTGTGATAGGAAGCATGGTTACAATAATCGCTGCTAAAATGAGTGGTGTATACTTTAGTTACGGCCGAGCAGAAAATATATTTATTTCTGTTTTTGGTTTGATCGCTGCAATAAAACTCATTGAATTCTTATTAGATTTTGTGACGATTCATGTAAAATGGAATATGTCTAAAAAAATTTTTTTCTACACGACCGTTGGTTTTTTGTTTATACTAACATTAGTTGTAAATTTAACAATATTTTTGAATTAA
- a CDS encoding sulfatase-like hydrolase/transferase, producing MKTKYKIFKFLRLNFLFLWLAIVSLYIIQVGVMTTNPEYGTGDWGRSAWTNGIQFVINQTTSAGINVLVLMILMWLITLISNRIPVTIIVMSVLTAITTIAEYQLISVRQEAITEASLQEVTALGNLIGMLDIKLVVAFVVVLIIMVVLLFIIYRRSKWIVFKSIRWRAVLMVISMLSLVPFFQINSDQNKETFMKLGDDPKVWDSLYDAVSNGGIVALLNSRTTDAMEQPKNYSQVTMNKLIKKYQSEAKSINATRKNTNFNNQTVIYTLSESLTKPSYVPGLTISDNPLKKLNNTMNTTSSGHMVSSGYGGGTAGIEYSTLTGFNITAYKPTITMPYSQLTSSINEESTVTGQFDKKIVVHPYVGSFYNRRAVYKNMGINYFYTTDSDTPVKYTASVGGGNHASDNSAYKNVLSKISDGNDSQFIQLLTMQNHTPWTFSKRDYNVIEPTDSNADLDTIESYLQGLHYTDNATQAFLDKLNKLQRPVTLVWYGDHWPGIFSFVNTSTDALSAHSTPYFIWQNDAAKKANGTVDVSEKYADPSDFTAMVLKMNNMQVDPYWALKTELLEKVPTINNYKRDDNGKLSFIDKNGKNINEQSLTTEQQKIVRDFKLVQYDITTGKNYLLKTKFFQKVK from the coding sequence ATGAAGACAAAGTATAAAATATTTAAATTTTTACGACTTAATTTTTTGTTCCTGTGGTTAGCCATAGTATCACTTTATATTATTCAAGTTGGAGTAATGACCACTAATCCCGAGTATGGAACCGGTGATTGGGGGCGTAGTGCTTGGACAAATGGTATCCAATTTGTCATTAATCAAACGACTTCGGCCGGCATAAACGTGTTAGTTCTAATGATATTAATGTGGCTTATCACGCTCATTAGTAATCGGATACCGGTAACAATCATTGTAATGTCGGTTTTAACAGCCATCACAACGATTGCTGAATATCAATTGATTAGTGTCAGACAGGAAGCAATAACGGAGGCGAGTCTACAAGAAGTGACTGCTTTGGGCAATTTGATTGGGATGTTAGATATCAAATTAGTAGTAGCTTTTGTGGTAGTTTTAATTATTATGGTGGTGTTGCTTTTCATCATTTATCGTCGTAGTAAATGGATTGTCTTTAAGTCAATTCGCTGGCGTGCAGTATTAATGGTTATTTCTATGTTGTCGTTAGTGCCTTTCTTCCAAATAAACTCTGATCAAAACAAAGAAACATTTATGAAACTTGGTGATGATCCTAAAGTATGGGATTCACTGTATGATGCTGTTTCTAATGGTGGAATTGTCGCGTTACTCAATTCACGGACAACAGATGCCATGGAACAGCCGAAGAATTATAGCCAGGTTACAATGAATAAGCTTATAAAAAAGTATCAAAGCGAAGCAAAAAGTATTAATGCAACACGAAAAAATACAAATTTTAATAACCAAACAGTTATTTATACGCTTAGTGAATCGTTGACAAAACCAAGTTATGTACCAGGATTGACAATTAGTGATAATCCCTTAAAAAAGCTTAATAATACTATGAACACTACAAGTTCAGGTCATATGGTTTCTTCAGGTTATGGCGGTGGTACTGCAGGAATTGAATATTCTACATTGACAGGATTTAATATTACAGCCTACAAGCCAACAATTACAATGCCGTATTCACAGCTAACAAGTAGTATTAACGAAGAATCAACGGTTACTGGACAATTCGATAAAAAAATTGTTGTCCATCCATATGTAGGTTCATTTTACAATCGACGTGCTGTTTACAAAAATATGGGTATTAATTATTTCTATACAACGGATAGTGATACACCAGTTAAATATACAGCTTCAGTCGGTGGTGGTAATCATGCTAGTGATAATTCCGCATATAAAAATGTACTTTCTAAAATTAGTGATGGTAACGACAGCCAATTTATTCAATTATTAACAATGCAAAATCATACACCTTGGACATTTTCCAAACGTGATTACAATGTTATTGAACCAACTGATTCGAATGCAGATTTGGATACGATAGAATCTTATCTGCAGGGACTTCATTACACCGATAATGCTACACAAGCATTTCTTGATAAGCTAAATAAATTACAGCGGCCGGTCACATTGGTTTGGTATGGGGATCATTGGCCAGGAATATTTAGTTTTGTCAACACATCTACAGATGCTTTATCGGCACATTCAACACCCTATTTTATTTGGCAAAATGATGCAGCCAAAAAGGCCAATGGTACAGTTGATGTTTCAGAAAAGTATGCAGACCCATCTGATTTTACTGCAATGGTGCTTAAAATGAATAATATGCAGGTTGATCCGTACTGGGCATTGAAAACTGAATTGCTTGAAAAAGTGCCGACAATTAATAACTATAAACGTGATGATAATGGTAAATTGTCATTTATTGATAAAAACGGAAAAAATATTAATGAACAATCTTTGACGACAGAACAACAAAAAATTGTGAGAGATTTTAAACTCGTGCAATATGATATTACGACAGGCAAAAACTATTTACTAAAAACGAAATTTTTCCAGAAAGTGAAATAA